Proteins encoded by one window of Elaeis guineensis isolate ETL-2024a chromosome 12, EG11, whole genome shotgun sequence:
- the LOC105055614 gene encoding uncharacterized protein isoform X1, giving the protein MRGVNNSVETVNAAAVAIVSAESRVQQVAVPRRRWGACFSVYWCFGSHRHGKRISHAVLVPEQTLPRSDAPAPENPIHPPAFVAPPSSPASFLQSEPPSATQSPTGPLSFSALSANSYSPNGPASIFAIGPYAHETHLVSPPVFSTFTTEPSTAPFTPPPESVHLTTPSSPEVPFARLLTSSLNSNCKQSEAYEFQSYQFYPGSPIGHLISPSSACSGTSSPFPDVELRTSAGSSFPSFPVGEPPKILSAEGVAVRKLVPCHARDGGSLLDGQITAAAPTVDSAMAPHNNDHAMDHRVSFELTAEEFARCLGKKTALSGDSNSGSSQVATSTGDQITAEAKKSNGICVDETYHDLPEKAQPSFALPAAKEFKFDNADGAPAEPSVGSAWWANEKVVGTSSEPRKNWAVFPMIQPGVS; this is encoded by the coding sequence AGGAGAAGGTGGGGGGCTTGTTTCAGTGTTTACTGGTGCTTTGGATCTCATAGACATGGTAAGCGCATCAGCCATGCAGTCCTTGTTCCTGAACAGACACTACCAAGGTCAGATGCTCCTGCCCCTGAAAATCCGATCCACCCTCCAGCATTTGTTGCACCTCCTTCTTCTCCAGCTTCCTTCCTCCAGTCAGAACCCCCATCTGCCACCCAATCACCTACAGGTCCTCTTTCCTTTTCTGCTCTCTCAGCAAATTCCTACTCCCCCAATGGCCCTGCCTCCATATTTGCCATTGGGCCTTATGCACATGAAACTCATCTAGTCTCACCTCCTGTCTTCTCCACCTTCACAACTGAACCATCCACTGCTCCATTTACTCCCCCTCCGGAATCTGTGCATCTAACAACCCCTTCATCTCCCGAGGTTCCATTTGCACGGCTTTTAACCTCTTCTCTGAATTCCAACTGCAAACAGAGTGAAGCCTATGAGTTTCAGTCATACCAGTTTTATCCAGGAAGCCCGATAGGTCACCTCATATCACCCAGCTCAGCTTGTTCAGGCACTTCATCCCCTTTCCCTGATGTTGAATTGCGTACCTCTGCTGGTAGCTCCTTCCCATCCTTCCCAGTTGGTGAACCACCAAAGATACTGAGTGCTGAAGGAGTTGCTGTGCGCAAGCTGGTACCTTGTCATGCTCGGGATGGTGGTTCACTTTTGGATGGTCAGATCACAGCAGCTGCACCTACAGTGGATTCTGCTATGGCACCTCATAATAATGATCATGCCATGGATCACAGAGTATCATTTGAATTGACTGCAGAAGAGTTTGCACGCTGTTTGGGGAAGAAAACAGCACTTTCAGGGGATTCTAATTCGGGATCTTCACAAGTTGCAACATCCACGGGAGACCAGATTACTGCAGAAGCCAAGAAGAGCAATGGAATCTGTGTTGATGAAACCTACCATGACTTGCCTGAGAAAGCACAACCTTCCTTTGCCCTTCCAGCAGCTAAAGAATTCAAATTTGACAATGCTGATGGAGCCCCTGCAGAGCCTAGTGTTGGCTCTGCTTGGTGGGCAAATGAGAAGGTTGTTGGGACGTCAAGTGAGCCTCGCAAGAACTGGGCAGTTTTCCCTATGATACAGCCTGGGGTCAGCTGA
- the LOC105055614 gene encoding uncharacterized protein isoform X2: MISMSCHGFWLLFSSWTVRRRWGACFSVYWCFGSHRHGKRISHAVLVPEQTLPRSDAPAPENPIHPPAFVAPPSSPASFLQSEPPSATQSPTGPLSFSALSANSYSPNGPASIFAIGPYAHETHLVSPPVFSTFTTEPSTAPFTPPPESVHLTTPSSPEVPFARLLTSSLNSNCKQSEAYEFQSYQFYPGSPIGHLISPSSACSGTSSPFPDVELRTSAGSSFPSFPVGEPPKILSAEGVAVRKLVPCHARDGGSLLDGQITAAAPTVDSAMAPHNNDHAMDHRVSFELTAEEFARCLGKKTALSGDSNSGSSQVATSTGDQITAEAKKSNGICVDETYHDLPEKAQPSFALPAAKEFKFDNADGAPAEPSVGSAWWANEKVVGTSSEPRKNWAVFPMIQPGVS; this comes from the exons ATGATATCAATGAGTTGCCATGGCTTTTGGCTCTTATTTTCATCATGGACTGTG AGGAGAAGGTGGGGGGCTTGTTTCAGTGTTTACTGGTGCTTTGGATCTCATAGACATGGTAAGCGCATCAGCCATGCAGTCCTTGTTCCTGAACAGACACTACCAAGGTCAGATGCTCCTGCCCCTGAAAATCCGATCCACCCTCCAGCATTTGTTGCACCTCCTTCTTCTCCAGCTTCCTTCCTCCAGTCAGAACCCCCATCTGCCACCCAATCACCTACAGGTCCTCTTTCCTTTTCTGCTCTCTCAGCAAATTCCTACTCCCCCAATGGCCCTGCCTCCATATTTGCCATTGGGCCTTATGCACATGAAACTCATCTAGTCTCACCTCCTGTCTTCTCCACCTTCACAACTGAACCATCCACTGCTCCATTTACTCCCCCTCCGGAATCTGTGCATCTAACAACCCCTTCATCTCCCGAGGTTCCATTTGCACGGCTTTTAACCTCTTCTCTGAATTCCAACTGCAAACAGAGTGAAGCCTATGAGTTTCAGTCATACCAGTTTTATCCAGGAAGCCCGATAGGTCACCTCATATCACCCAGCTCAGCTTGTTCAGGCACTTCATCCCCTTTCCCTGATGTTGAATTGCGTACCTCTGCTGGTAGCTCCTTCCCATCCTTCCCAGTTGGTGAACCACCAAAGATACTGAGTGCTGAAGGAGTTGCTGTGCGCAAGCTGGTACCTTGTCATGCTCGGGATGGTGGTTCACTTTTGGATGGTCAGATCACAGCAGCTGCACCTACAGTGGATTCTGCTATGGCACCTCATAATAATGATCATGCCATGGATCACAGAGTATCATTTGAATTGACTGCAGAAGAGTTTGCACGCTGTTTGGGGAAGAAAACAGCACTTTCAGGGGATTCTAATTCGGGATCTTCACAAGTTGCAACATCCACGGGAGACCAGATTACTGCAGAAGCCAAGAAGAGCAATGGAATCTGTGTTGATGAAACCTACCATGACTTGCCTGAGAAAGCACAACCTTCCTTTGCCCTTCCAGCAGCTAAAGAATTCAAATTTGACAATGCTGATGGAGCCCCTGCAGAGCCTAGTGTTGGCTCTGCTTGGTGGGCAAATGAGAAGGTTGTTGGGACGTCAAGTGAGCCTCGCAAGAACTGGGCAGTTTTCCCTATGATACAGCCTGGGGTCAGCTGA